TTAAATAATGGACAAACCTTAGAGAATAATTCAGCAACAATGACAGCCTCAATGAATAACCTAGCAGCAAAAGCGAATGAACAAGCAGCCTCATTAGAAGAGACAGCAGCAGCAGTAGAAGAGATTACTTCAATAACAAGAAATAATGCAGAGAATGCTACAAAAATGGCTGAGCTAGGAAAAACAGTAAGAACATCAGTAACAACAGGAGAAGAGTTAGCAAGCAAAACAGCAAGCTCAATGGATGAGATAAATGAAAAAGTAACTTCAATTAATGAAGCAATTACTGTTATTGATCAAATAGCCTTCCAAACAAATATTCTTTCACTTAATGCAGCAGTAGAAGCAGCAACAGCAGGAGAAGCAGGGAAAGGATTTGCAGTAGTAGCACAAGAAGTTAGAAATCTAGCAAATAGAAGTGCAGAAGCAGCAAGAGAAATAAAAGACTTAGTAGAAGATGCAAACCAAAAAGCAAATGATGGTAAAAAGATATCAGATGAGATGATAAACGGATATAAAGAATTAAATACACATATATCAGAAACAATCCATATCATAGAAGATGTGTCAAAAGCAAGTAAAGAACAGATGACAGGAATAGAACAAATAAATGATGCAGTAACAATGCTAGACCGAGTAACACAAGAGAACGCAAGTGAAGCGAATCAAGTAAAAGCAATAGCAGATGAAGTAGCAACAATGGCAAATGAACTAGTAAGTGACGCAAAAAGTAAAAAGTTTAACTAAAGGAAGAGATAGATGGCAGCAGGACAAGAGACAGTATTAGATGAATACGCATTCCTAGTTAGTGAGACAGATGCAAAAGGGATGATAAGATTTGCAAATGATGATTTTTGTAAAATAGCAGAATACTCACTAGAAGAGTTAGTAGGGAATCCGCATAGTATGGTAAGACACAAAGATATGCCAAAGAAAGCATTTAAAAGCTTGTGGGAGACAGTACAAAAAGGTGATACCTGGACAGGATATGTGAAGAATGCAACAAAAACAGGAGGGTATTATTGGGTATTTGCAACAGTATATCCATTTGAGAGTTGTGATGGAACAAAAGGATATTTATCTTGTAGAAGAAAACCATCAAGAGAAGAGATTTTAGCCGCTGAAAAACTTTATGCTCAGTGGAATTTAGAAGAAGGAAGGTAACATGGAAAAAAATAAAATGAATAAAGAAGAAATTGTAAATAATGCTAATACAAGTGAGTATATGACATTTGAACTTGGTAAAATGAAATATGCAATTGAATTACCAAAAATAAGAGAGATTTTAACTTATCCTGATTTAATTACTACTCTGCCAAATACAAAAAAATGGGTAAAAGGTTTAATCAATCTAAGAGGTGAAGTTGTTCCTATTTTAGATATTAGAATCAAATTTAAAACTGGTGAACCAATTTATAATGAGAGTACTGCTGTAATTGCAGTTATTACAGAAGATAAAAGAATGATTGGATTAGTAGTTGATAAAGTTGATGATGTACAAAGAATTGATATCTCGTCTTTAGCTCCTGTATCAGATATGGGGTCTGCAATTCCCTCTAAATATTTAAAAGGTTTTGTAAGATTAGAAAACAATCAAATGTTAGTAATTATGGATGTTGAATCTGTTGTTGATAAAGAAGAACTTCGATAGGTAGGTTTTCATGATGGAAGAAAAAATCAAAAAACTTAGGTCAATGAAACTTCTTTTTGTAGAAGATGAAGAGGATTTAATTGAAATAATATCTGATACATTAGATAAATTAGATAGTAATTATCTAACTGCAAAAAATGGGGAAGAAGCCTTAAAACTTGTAGAAGATAATCCTGATTTATCTATGATAATAACAGATATTAATATGCCCGTAATGAATGGCTTAGAGATGATTGAAGAGTTAAAAGCAAAAAATATTAATCTTCCAATAATTGTAATGTCAGCTCATACAGAATTAGAGTATATAAATAAAGCAAAAGAACTTGGTGTAAATGATTATTTACTAAAGCCTTTTGATTTTATTAAATTTATAAATTTAATTGTTGAATTGGATAAAAATAACTAATGTCTAATATTGATAAAAATCTTTTAAAAAGATTAAAGGTTTTATATGTGGAGGATGATGCTAGTGTTAGAAATGACCTAGTTAGTCTTTTATCAAATTTTTTTCAAAATGTTTTTTTTGCAGAAGATGGCAAAGAAGGACTTAGAGTCTATGAAGAAAATAAAGATGAAATCGATGTAATAATTGCAGATATCAATATGCCAAATTTAAATGGTATTGATATGGTAAAAAAAATTAGAGAAATAGACAAAGATGTTTTTGTACTTTTTGCAACTGCTTATTCAGATAATGAATTTCTTAGTGAAGCTATAAAGTTAAAGGTATTTGAATATGTAACTAAGCCTATTGATATAAGAAAGCTTATGAATATTTTAAATGATTTAGCACTTATGAAATATCAAGAATTTTTATTAGATCAGCAAACAAAAGAACTAAAAAAGTATAAAGATATTATCTATAATAATAATATTGTAATTAGAACTGATAGTGATTTTAAAATCAAATATGTAAATCCTCTTTTTTGTGATATTACAGGTTTTTCAAATGAAGAGTTACTTGATAAAGATATTGATACTCTTAGACATCCTGAAACAGATAAAAAAATCTATGAAAAAATAAAAATGATGGTTCCTGTTAATAAGCAATTTGAAGAGAGAGTTAAAAATATAAAAAAAGATGGAAGTTTTTATATTTCAAATACTTCTGTAGTTGCTGTTTTAAACGACTCTGGTGAGTTTGTTGGTTCTTTAATGATTCAAAAAGATGAGACACAAGAACTTACTAAAAGAAGAGAAGTTCAAACACATTTAATAAAAGACAAAGGTGAAATTTTTATTAAAGGTAAGGAAGCAAGTGCAGAATTACAATATGAAATAAATAGATTAAAATTTGAAATTGAAAAATTAGAAAAAGAGCTAAGAGTATCAAAATCAGATAAAGATAAATATATTTATAGTCTTGAAAAATATAGAGTAGAAAATAAAAAAGTAAAACTACAATATAAACAACTTAAAAATGAAACTGATATGATAGAAGAGAAACATACTCTTGTAAAAAAAGTAAATAAAGAGAATGCTGATTTAAAAATCGAAAATAAAATGTTAAGTACTAAGTTAGAAAATATTGAAACAAATCATGAAAAAGAGTGTAAACAAATAAAAGTAAATTATGAAGTTGAATTAGATGATTTAGAACAAGAACTTAATACTTTAAAAGAGAAACTTGAAAATGTAGAAAATGCAGAAGCTGTATCTCAAAAACTTTCATATTGGAAAGAGAAAGCAAAAGCTGAAGCAAAAAGAGTAGAAAGACTTGAAAAAGAGCTTTTAAATATAGCTCCAAAAGATGTTTTAGTTAGAATATTTGGAAGCTCTTAAAAAGCTTCCAAAATAAGATTATTTAATCTCAATAGAGATAATTTTTTGATCACTTAAAGGTTTATCACCTTGATATCTTCCTGAAGTAGGAACATTTTCTATTTTTTTAACAATATCCATACCACTTTTCACATATCCAAAAATAGTATGTCTACCATTTAACCAATAAGTTGGAACTGTTGTAATAAAAAATTGGCTTCCATTTGTATTTGGTCCTGCATTAGCCATAGCTAAAATTCCTGCTTTATCAAATAAAGCTTTTGAAGAGAATTCATCTTTAAAAGGTTTCCCCCAAATAGATTCACCACCTCTACCTGTGGCAGTAGGATCTCCACCTTGAATCATAAAACCTTTAATAACTCTATGAAAAACTGTACCATTATAGTATCCGTTTTTTGAATGAGTAACAAAATTTTCAACTGCTTTTGGAGCTAAATCTGCTCTAAGCTCAATTTCAATATCACCTTGATTAGTTTTAATTGTTGCAATAGGGTTATTTGCTTCTAAAAACATTACAAGTGAAAATAAAAAAAGAAAAATCTTTTTCATTTTAATCTATCCTTTATCTATTTTATAAAGAAATTAGTATATTCTTTGAAGATTTAAAACATTATTAAAGCTTATACTTTAGATGAGTTTAATAAAGATTTGTTAAAATTCAAATAATAATTTCATATAGGTTAAAGGATTAATTATGATGCCTCAAATGCCTCAACCAACATTTTATATTTTTAAGTGTGAACAAAGTGCTCCTCCAGGAATGCCAAAACCTTCATGTGTAAATGAACAAACGCAAGATTTATTTAACTATCTTGCTCAAAGTTTAATGCAAAAGGGTATAATGGGACCAGTTCAAGCAATAAGAACTTCATGTTTAGGAAGATGTCAAATGGGACCAGTAATGATGGTAGAACCAGGTCATTATATGTATAGCAATTTATCTAAGGAAAAAATAGATAAAATAGTGCAAGAACATATTATAGGCGGTACTCCTGTACAAGAATATTTAATTCCAGAACAGTTCTGGGGTGAACCTATAAATTTAGCTCAATAGAGTAAAAGGGAAAAGACAAAATGACATTTGATATGCTGTATAGTAAAATACACAGAGCGACTGTTTCAGATGCAAATCTTAATTATGTAGGCTCAATTACAATTGATGAAGACTTAATGAAAGCTGCAAAGCTTAGAGTTGGTCAAAAAGTAGAGATTGTAAATGTGAATAATGGTGAGAGATTTGCTACATATGTTATTAAAGGAAAAGCTGGCAGTAAAGATATGTGCTTAAATGGTGCAGCTGCTAGAAAAGTAGAAATTGGTGATAAAATTATTGTTATCTCTTATGCTTCGTATACAGAAGAAGAGCTAGAAAATTATTTACCAACAGTTGTAATTGTTGATGAAAAAAATAATATTGAAACAATTACAAATGAATTAGTAGGAAGTGATCATGTTTGATGGTATTGATTTAAGTAAAATCAATTTAAATGATGTGATGGGTCAAGTTCAAGAGATGGCTGATAAAGCTAAAGAAGAGAATGCAAATAGAATTTTCACTGCAAAAGCTGGTGGAGGAATGGTAGAAATCTCAATTAATGGAAATAGTGAAGTAATTGATTTACAAATTGATGACTCTTTATTAGAAGATAAAGACTCTTTACAAATCCTTTTAATCTCTTGTATGAATGATGTAATTAAACAAAGTGATGAAAATAAAAAAGCTATGGCAATGAGTATGATGGGTGGATTTGGCTCTTTTGGTCAAAAATCTTAAATCATGAAAAAACTACTAGAAACTTTTGAATCTCATTTATTAAATAATTTACCAAAATCTAAAACTTTTCACCCCCATTTTGAAGAAGCTTTAGCAGATATGCTAAAAGCTGGGGGAAAAAGATTTAGACCTATGCTACTTTTAGCTGTAGTTAAATCAAGAAAACCACTTCTTATAGCAAACTCTTTAGATGTTGCTCTTGGAATAGAGATGTTACATACATACTCTCTAGTTCATGATGATTTACCTGCTATGGATAATGCTGATTTAAGAAGAGGTTTTCAAACTCTTCATAAAAAGTATGATGAAGTAACAGCTATTTTAGTTGGTGATGCTTTAAATACTGAAAGTTTTAATAAAATAGTAAACGCTTCACTACATAATGATATTAAAATTGAATTAATCAAAACTTTAAGTAGTGATGGTGGAATTGATGGAATGATTATAGGTCAAGCTATTGATTGTCATTTTGAAAACCAAAAAATTGAGTTAGAACAATTAGAGTTTTTGCATATAAATAAAACTGCAAAATTAATTGCTGGTTCACTTAAAATGGGTGCAACTA
This sequence is a window from Halarcobacter bivalviorum. Protein-coding genes within it:
- a CDS encoding polyprenyl synthetase family protein, which encodes MKKLLETFESHLLNNLPKSKTFHPHFEEALADMLKAGGKRFRPMLLLAVVKSRKPLLIANSLDVALGIEMLHTYSLVHDDLPAMDNADLRRGFQTLHKKYDEVTAILVGDALNTESFNKIVNASLHNDIKIELIKTLSSDGGIDGMIIGQAIDCHFENQKIELEQLEFLHINKTAKLIAGSLKMGATIAEYSDEIKDKLYSFGLDLGLLFQIQDDIIDETQTEEEAGKTTQNDEAKNSFVNLLGLQGAKEAADNLAKKCENQLEKFDETLKENLIELLSKYLFRHNS
- a CDS encoding peptidylprolyl isomerase; its protein translation is MKKIFLFLFSLVMFLEANNPIATIKTNQGDIEIELRADLAPKAVENFVTHSKNGYYNGTVFHRVIKGFMIQGGDPTATGRGGESIWGKPFKDEFSSKALFDKAGILAMANAGPNTNGSQFFITTVPTYWLNGRHTIFGYVKSGMDIVKKIENVPTSGRYQGDKPLSDQKIISIEIK
- a CDS encoding YbaB/EbfC family nucleoid-associated protein, with translation MFDGIDLSKINLNDVMGQVQEMADKAKEENANRIFTAKAGGGMVEISINGNSEVIDLQIDDSLLEDKDSLQILLISCMNDVIKQSDENKKAMAMSMMGGFGSFGQKS
- a CDS encoding (2Fe-2S) ferredoxin domain-containing protein — encoded protein: MMPQMPQPTFYIFKCEQSAPPGMPKPSCVNEQTQDLFNYLAQSLMQKGIMGPVQAIRTSCLGRCQMGPVMMVEPGHYMYSNLSKEKIDKIVQEHIIGGTPVQEYLIPEQFWGEPINLAQ
- the panD gene encoding aspartate 1-decarboxylase, producing the protein MTFDMLYSKIHRATVSDANLNYVGSITIDEDLMKAAKLRVGQKVEIVNVNNGERFATYVIKGKAGSKDMCLNGAAARKVEIGDKIIVISYASYTEEELENYLPTVVIVDEKNNIETITNELVGSDHV
- a CDS encoding PAS domain-containing protein is translated as MAAGQETVLDEYAFLVSETDAKGMIRFANDDFCKIAEYSLEELVGNPHSMVRHKDMPKKAFKSLWETVQKGDTWTGYVKNATKTGGYYWVFATVYPFESCDGTKGYLSCRRKPSREEILAAEKLYAQWNLEEGR
- a CDS encoding response regulator, which encodes MEEKIKKLRSMKLLFVEDEEDLIEIISDTLDKLDSNYLTAKNGEEALKLVEDNPDLSMIITDINMPVMNGLEMIEELKAKNINLPIIVMSAHTELEYINKAKELGVNDYLLKPFDFIKFINLIVELDKNN
- a CDS encoding chemotaxis protein CheW, translated to MEKNKMNKEEIVNNANTSEYMTFELGKMKYAIELPKIREILTYPDLITTLPNTKKWVKGLINLRGEVVPILDIRIKFKTGEPIYNESTAVIAVITEDKRMIGLVVDKVDDVQRIDISSLAPVSDMGSAIPSKYLKGFVRLENNQMLVIMDVESVVDKEELR
- a CDS encoding response regulator; the protein is MSNIDKNLLKRLKVLYVEDDASVRNDLVSLLSNFFQNVFFAEDGKEGLRVYEENKDEIDVIIADINMPNLNGIDMVKKIREIDKDVFVLFATAYSDNEFLSEAIKLKVFEYVTKPIDIRKLMNILNDLALMKYQEFLLDQQTKELKKYKDIIYNNNIVIRTDSDFKIKYVNPLFCDITGFSNEELLDKDIDTLRHPETDKKIYEKIKMMVPVNKQFEERVKNIKKDGSFYISNTSVVAVLNDSGEFVGSLMIQKDETQELTKRREVQTHLIKDKGEIFIKGKEASAELQYEINRLKFEIEKLEKELRVSKSDKDKYIYSLEKYRVENKKVKLQYKQLKNETDMIEEKHTLVKKVNKENADLKIENKMLSTKLENIETNHEKECKQIKVNYEVELDDLEQELNTLKEKLENVENAEAVSQKLSYWKEKAKAEAKRVERLEKELLNIAPKDVLVRIFGSS